The following proteins are encoded in a genomic region of Luteitalea sp.:
- a CDS encoding glycosyltransferase: MLNVVQVCDHLGWPGSRMHGVKRLFAWMIPRFDKSRFNVSLVSLRRKDLSEDTLEQLGVDVTYLHKGRFDPSTWTALGKVFDAQRADIVHLHGYGATTFGRLAAATRGLPVLLHEHANHTDTPWFQRVADRILQPYTDLALAVSQSTAEFVVRARLVPETKIKVVYLGVPLEEFARPRSGEEIRAARAALGIDADTFALGTVTRLMPSKGNTYLVDAMKVVRERLPSARCFIVGEGELQAELEAQARARGVSGCVHFTGFTRDVAGALAALDLVVFPSLWEGTPLTAFEALAMGKPILATDADGLMDILTDGRDARIVLRRDAGALAAAVLELHDDPELRMQLGRHAHATGMQYDIQAFVHKMERLYELMHRVSRRTKRQGLLREDLSFLGGPAEAGPPQGAPW, from the coding sequence ACAAGAGCCGATTCAATGTGTCGCTCGTCAGCCTCCGCCGCAAAGATCTCTCTGAGGACACGCTCGAGCAGCTTGGCGTCGATGTGACCTACCTGCACAAAGGGCGGTTCGATCCGTCGACGTGGACGGCCCTTGGCAAGGTCTTCGATGCCCAGCGCGCCGACATCGTCCATCTGCACGGCTATGGGGCGACGACGTTTGGTCGCCTGGCGGCCGCGACGCGGGGGCTGCCGGTCCTCTTGCACGAGCACGCGAACCACACGGACACGCCGTGGTTCCAAAGGGTTGCCGATAGAATCCTTCAGCCCTATACGGACCTGGCGCTCGCCGTGTCTCAGTCGACGGCTGAGTTCGTCGTGCGTGCTCGGCTCGTGCCCGAGACCAAGATCAAGGTCGTTTACCTCGGTGTCCCGCTGGAGGAGTTTGCTCGACCGCGAAGCGGCGAGGAGATTCGCGCGGCGCGTGCGGCCCTCGGCATCGACGCGGATACGTTCGCCCTCGGTACGGTGACGCGGCTCATGCCGTCGAAAGGCAACACATACCTCGTCGACGCCATGAAAGTGGTGCGCGAGCGTTTGCCCAGTGCGCGCTGCTTCATTGTTGGCGAGGGAGAGCTGCAAGCGGAGCTCGAAGCACAGGCGCGGGCGCGTGGTGTCTCGGGCTGCGTGCACTTCACTGGCTTCACGCGGGATGTCGCGGGCGCGCTCGCCGCACTGGACCTCGTCGTCTTTCCGTCGTTGTGGGAAGGGACGCCGCTGACCGCCTTCGAGGCACTGGCCATGGGGAAGCCGATCCTGGCCACCGATGCCGATGGCCTGATGGACATTCTGACCGACGGGCGCGACGCACGCATCGTTTTGCGTCGGGATGCAGGCGCGCTCGCGGCCGCCGTGCTCGAGCTCCACGATGATCCAGAGCTCCGGATGCAGCTGGGGCGCCACGCGCATGCGACCGGCATGCAGTACGACATCCAGGCCTTCGTCCACAAGATGGAGCGGCTCTACGAGCTGATGCACCGCGTCTCACGCCGAACGAAGCGGCAAGGGCTGCTTCGGGAGGACCTGAGCTTTCTCGGCGGACCGGCCGAGGCCGGGCCCCCCCAGGGGGCGCCTTGGTGA
- the ttcA gene encoding tRNA 2-thiocytidine(32) synthetase TtcA, with the protein MSYRSSLEARIARKTTKAITDFGLIEDGDRVMVGLSGGKDSWALLQILDVLRRRAPIAFSLVAVNVDSGYDGYRHDLIKATCEAHGWEHHIEHTAIGGIMDDLLEANATPCSLCARLRRGALYRLAAQVGATKIALGHHADDFVETLLLNLFFGGALKAMPARLVSDDGRHVVIRPLVYVAEDEARGYTKECQLPVIGCCCPACGDLGLQRQRIKRLLAELEREHTGVKSSMLRALGNVMPRHLLDTRLNPPASLRRRVLQAEALGTE; encoded by the coding sequence ATGTCCTACCGCAGCTCCCTCGAGGCACGGATTGCCCGGAAGACGACAAAGGCGATAACCGATTTCGGGCTCATCGAGGACGGCGATCGCGTCATGGTCGGCCTCTCCGGCGGGAAAGACAGTTGGGCGCTGCTCCAGATTCTCGATGTGCTGCGCCGACGTGCGCCGATTGCGTTCAGCTTGGTGGCGGTGAACGTGGATTCCGGCTATGACGGGTACCGCCACGACCTCATCAAGGCGACGTGTGAGGCGCACGGCTGGGAGCACCACATCGAGCACACGGCGATCGGCGGCATCATGGATGATCTGCTCGAGGCAAATGCGACGCCCTGTTCGCTGTGTGCGCGCCTGCGTCGAGGTGCCCTCTACCGCCTCGCCGCGCAGGTCGGCGCCACCAAGATCGCGCTCGGCCATCATGCGGACGACTTCGTCGAGACCTTGCTCCTCAACTTGTTCTTCGGCGGAGCCCTCAAGGCGATGCCGGCCCGCCTCGTCTCCGATGACGGTCGACATGTCGTGATTCGACCACTGGTCTACGTCGCCGAAGACGAGGCCCGTGGCTACACGAAGGAATGTCAGCTCCCCGTCATTGGCTGCTGTTGCCCCGCGTGCGGCGACCTCGGCCTTCAGCGTCAACGCATCAAGCGTCTCCTGGCGGAGCTCGAGCGCGAGCACACGGGTGTCAAGAGCTCCATGCTTCGAGCGCTCGGCAACGTCATGCCGCGGCACTTGCTGGACACGCGACTGAATCCACCCGCATCGCTTCGCCGGCGTGTCTTGCAGGCAGAAGCGCTCGGCACAGAATGA
- a CDS encoding D-tyrosyl-tRNA(Tyr) deacylase yields MRAVVQRVSRAAVRVEGETAAEIGLGLLVLVGVEKGDGPEDAAYIANKVAEVRIFNDDGGKMNRAVTEVNGAVLLVSQFTLHGDCRRGRRPSLDLAEAPGPARALYEDVGRRLRQRGLAAAEGVFQATMQVELVNDGPVTILLDSRRTF; encoded by the coding sequence ATGAGGGCTGTCGTCCAGCGCGTGAGCCGCGCGGCTGTTCGCGTGGAAGGGGAGACTGCCGCTGAGATCGGGCTCGGTCTGCTCGTGCTCGTCGGAGTGGAGAAGGGCGATGGTCCGGAGGACGCCGCCTACATTGCCAACAAGGTGGCCGAGGTTCGCATCTTCAACGACGACGGGGGGAAGATGAATCGGGCCGTGACGGAGGTGAACGGCGCCGTCCTGCTGGTGTCTCAGTTCACGCTCCATGGCGATTGTCGCCGGGGACGAAGGCCCTCACTCGACCTCGCGGAAGCACCCGGTCCAGCCCGTGCGCTCTACGAGGATGTCGGGCGTCGCCTCCGCCAGCGCGGCCTCGCCGCCGCCGAAGGAGTCTTTCAGGCCACGATGCAAGTCGAGCTCGTGAACGACGGCCCGGTCACCATTCTCCTCGACAGCCGCAGGACCTTCTAA
- the dapF gene encoding diaminopimelate epimerase, which produces MLDLHVTKAHAYGNDFLYVPHAAALTACPDLPALARRLCDRHTGLGADGLILYTRTADGAAMRLLNADGSAAEVSGNGVRGLAALIARTWLAAQDVGALTGRTVAIGTDAGRKLLTLVQVDSEHRFLFRADMGTPQELRTITLDVAGERIEAVQLSMGNPQLVLLAKLDVDRLVRLGAALQSHPACPGGTNFEMVDVVSHQEVQILIYERGVGPTSSSGTGSCAAAVAAATSGGTARDLQVSAPGGAQRVEWRDDTVYLTGWADVLFEGTWFTRRT; this is translated from the coding sequence ATGCTCGACCTGCACGTCACCAAAGCACATGCCTACGGAAACGACTTTCTCTACGTGCCCCACGCCGCGGCGCTCACGGCGTGCCCTGACCTTCCCGCCCTGGCGCGGCGACTTTGTGATCGTCATACCGGCCTCGGCGCCGACGGCCTGATCCTCTATACGCGTACCGCCGATGGCGCTGCGATGCGACTGCTCAACGCGGATGGGAGCGCAGCGGAAGTGTCGGGGAACGGCGTGCGCGGTCTCGCGGCGCTCATCGCAAGGACGTGGCTGGCGGCGCAGGATGTCGGGGCACTGACGGGGCGGACCGTTGCCATCGGTACCGACGCCGGTCGCAAGTTGCTCACCTTGGTGCAGGTCGACTCGGAGCATCGGTTCCTGTTCCGGGCCGACATGGGCACACCGCAGGAGCTCCGCACGATCACGCTGGACGTGGCAGGTGAGCGCATCGAGGCAGTACAGCTCTCGATGGGCAACCCACAACTGGTGCTCCTCGCGAAGCTCGACGTCGATCGACTGGTGCGCTTGGGCGCGGCGCTGCAGTCACATCCGGCCTGTCCCGGTGGAACGAACTTCGAAATGGTCGACGTTGTCTCCCACCAGGAGGTGCAGATCCTCATCTACGAGCGAGGGGTGGGACCGACCTCGTCGTCCGGCACGGGCTCGTGCGCTGCTGCCGTAGCGGCCGCGACCTCTGGCGGCACCGCGCGCGATCTGCAGGTCAGTGCGCCTGGCGGAGCCCAGCGCGTCGAATGGCGCGACGATACCGTCTATCTGACGGGCTGGGCCGACGTCCTCTTCGAAGGGACCTGGTTTACGAGGCGTACGTAA
- a CDS encoding DUF4398 domain-containing protein, translating into MTLVSRVSRPLPFVVLSLSYGALFLAATLLASACGEPPSKELHQAQGAIDAARAAGAAEYAPEGLDAALDALKRAGDFANQRDYRQALNFALEARERARNAAAQAAEAKARARGNAEKALQALQTRLEHATSLLASAKEARVAPRAVRPLAEAVGATAKVLQEARSALDRDDFEGAIVLLGDSGEKLGTAMDGVSSALVARAKGAGRR; encoded by the coding sequence ATGACACTCGTTTCCCGTGTCTCTCGTCCCTTGCCCTTCGTGGTGCTCTCGCTCTCCTACGGGGCGCTCTTCCTCGCCGCAACGCTCCTCGCGTCCGCCTGCGGTGAGCCGCCCAGCAAAGAGCTCCATCAGGCCCAGGGCGCGATCGATGCAGCACGGGCCGCCGGCGCCGCGGAGTACGCGCCGGAAGGGCTCGACGCTGCGCTCGACGCCCTGAAGCGCGCTGGCGACTTCGCCAACCAACGCGACTACCGCCAGGCGCTCAACTTCGCCCTCGAGGCGCGTGAGCGCGCGCGCAATGCGGCTGCACAGGCCGCAGAGGCGAAGGCACGGGCGCGCGGCAACGCCGAAAAGGCCCTCCAAGCCCTACAGACGCGCCTCGAGCATGCCACCAGCCTCCTGGCCAGCGCCAAGGAAGCGCGCGTCGCTCCGCGAGCAGTCCGTCCCCTCGCCGAAGCGGTTGGCGCCACCGCCAAGGTCTTGCAAGAAGCGCGCTCAGCACTCGACCGAGACGACTTCGAAGGTGCGATCGTGCTGCTTGGAGACAGCGGAGAGAAGTTGGGGACAGCCATGGACGGCGTAAGCAGTGCGCTCGTAGCACGCGCAAAGGGAGCGGGAAGGAGATGA
- the radC gene encoding DNA repair protein RadC — protein MKRLAQEDRPREKLDRLGPTALGDNELLAIVVGHGIGRLDALEVADRLLAEVEGLHGLARASRDDLDRVPGVGATKAARLLAAIELGRRTLTRAAPERPQLATPRETAAYLLPRFGGHRVEQFGIVMVDTKHRVLKATAVSRGTLDGSLVHPREVFREAVLRGAAAIVLFHNHPSGDPSPSRDDVKLTRRLLMAGDVMGIDVLDHVILGDTTYFSFREAGQI, from the coding sequence ATGAAACGGCTGGCCCAGGAGGATCGGCCGCGCGAGAAGCTCGATCGGCTGGGACCAACCGCCTTGGGCGACAACGAGCTGCTCGCCATCGTTGTCGGCCATGGCATCGGCCGCCTGGATGCGCTCGAGGTCGCGGATCGCTTGCTTGCCGAGGTTGAAGGACTGCACGGGCTGGCCCGGGCCTCGCGTGATGATCTGGATCGCGTGCCTGGCGTTGGCGCCACCAAGGCGGCACGGCTGCTGGCGGCGATTGAGCTGGGCCGACGGACGCTGACCCGCGCAGCACCGGAACGTCCACAGCTGGCGACGCCGCGTGAGACGGCTGCGTATCTGCTGCCGCGCTTCGGAGGCCATCGCGTCGAGCAGTTCGGTATCGTGATGGTCGACACGAAGCACCGCGTCCTGAAGGCGACCGCGGTCTCGCGCGGCACATTGGACGGAAGCCTCGTCCACCCGCGGGAAGTGTTTCGAGAAGCGGTCCTGCGCGGTGCCGCTGCCATCGTCCTGTTCCACAATCATCCGTCCGGGGATCCGTCACCGAGCCGCGATGATGTGAAGCTGACGCGCCGGCTGCTGATGGCCGGTGACGTCATGGGGATCGACGTACTGGATCACGTCATCCTCGGTGACACGACGTACTTCAGCTTTCGCGAGGCGGGACAGATCTAG
- the metG gene encoding methionine--tRNA ligase, whose amino-acid sequence MPPFYITTPIYYTNGEPHVGHAYTTILTDAIARAHRLLGDDVFFLTGTDEHGQKIERSAQKVNVETRAYVDGLSAAFRSLFEALNISNDDFIRTSEPRHYRAAEALWRRVRDRGDLYKGSYEGWYCTVDEIFVAETQLVDGDRCPLCGNVVERLSEESYFFRLSKYEQPLLEHYRANPDFVTPEIRRNEVVSFVAQGLKDLSVSRTSFRWGIPVPDDPGHVMYVWFDALTNYITAAGFGDERPEAAARFRAVWPADVHLIGKDIVRQHAIYWPAFLMSAGLPLPKRIVSHGHWLMEGAKMSKSVGNVIQPQGYMETFGVDALRYFVLREMTVGNDASFNDRAFVGRYNADLANDLGNLVSRVVTMIHRYVNGRVPAAGVDLPEEVEAENALFRGELARGIETTLDAARRFDTATALSAAWQLVTGTNRYLVAREPWKLAKRPESRSHLETTLYHAADAIRVIAALIEPAVPATATRIRRMLGIDAESWVDLRPSTLPVGRSLGPVEPLFPRVEIDVTEHDQDQTSPQTSPQTSPEPSAAAQATVPSPGSPVGEPRISIDDFMKVDLRVAKVLGAERVPKSKKLLKLTVDLGFEQRTVVAGIGEAYEPEALVGRTIAIVANLQPATLMGVESNGMVLASSPEGGKPQLVGFDSPLPPGSRVR is encoded by the coding sequence ATGCCGCCGTTCTACATCACGACGCCTATTTATTACACGAATGGTGAGCCGCACGTCGGTCACGCGTACACGACGATCCTGACCGATGCCATTGCCCGAGCACATCGCCTACTCGGTGACGACGTGTTCTTTCTGACAGGAACCGATGAGCACGGTCAGAAGATTGAGCGCTCAGCGCAAAAGGTAAACGTGGAGACGCGCGCCTACGTGGATGGGCTCTCGGCGGCGTTTCGGAGCCTGTTCGAGGCGCTCAACATCTCCAACGACGACTTCATCCGAACGTCGGAGCCGCGGCACTATCGCGCAGCGGAGGCTCTCTGGCGCCGCGTCCGCGATCGGGGGGACCTGTACAAGGGAAGCTATGAAGGCTGGTATTGCACGGTGGACGAGATCTTCGTCGCCGAGACGCAGCTCGTCGACGGCGATCGCTGCCCGCTCTGTGGCAACGTCGTGGAGCGGCTCAGCGAGGAGAGCTACTTCTTTCGCCTCTCGAAGTACGAGCAGCCGCTGCTCGAGCATTATCGCGCCAACCCCGACTTCGTCACGCCAGAGATTCGGCGCAATGAGGTGGTGTCGTTCGTCGCGCAGGGCCTGAAGGACCTCAGTGTGAGCCGCACATCATTCCGCTGGGGGATTCCGGTGCCAGACGACCCCGGACACGTGATGTACGTGTGGTTCGACGCCTTGACGAATTACATCACCGCCGCCGGCTTTGGAGACGAGCGTCCAGAGGCGGCGGCGCGCTTTCGCGCCGTCTGGCCTGCCGACGTGCACCTGATCGGGAAGGACATCGTGCGACAGCATGCCATCTACTGGCCGGCGTTCTTGATGTCAGCTGGCTTGCCGCTGCCCAAGCGCATCGTTTCGCACGGGCACTGGCTCATGGAAGGCGCCAAGATGTCCAAGTCCGTCGGCAATGTCATTCAGCCGCAAGGGTACATGGAGACGTTCGGCGTGGACGCGCTGCGCTATTTCGTATTGCGCGAGATGACCGTCGGCAACGACGCGAGCTTCAACGATCGGGCGTTCGTCGGTCGCTACAACGCGGACCTGGCCAACGACCTCGGCAACTTGGTCAGCCGCGTTGTCACGATGATCCACCGGTATGTGAATGGACGTGTCCCCGCGGCTGGCGTCGATCTCCCGGAGGAGGTGGAGGCCGAGAACGCCCTGTTCCGGGGCGAGCTGGCGCGGGGGATCGAGACCACACTGGACGCAGCCCGCCGCTTCGATACGGCCACGGCATTGAGCGCTGCCTGGCAGTTGGTGACCGGGACCAACCGCTACTTGGTGGCGCGGGAGCCGTGGAAGCTCGCAAAGCGGCCGGAAAGCCGTTCGCACCTCGAGACGACGCTCTATCATGCGGCGGACGCTATCCGGGTGATTGCCGCCCTCATCGAGCCCGCGGTACCTGCGACCGCCACCCGTATCCGGCGCATGCTCGGTATCGATGCCGAGTCGTGGGTCGACCTCAGGCCCTCCACCTTACCGGTGGGGCGGTCGCTTGGCCCCGTGGAGCCTCTCTTTCCACGAGTGGAGATTGATGTGACCGAACACGATCAGGATCAGACGAGCCCCCAGACGAGTCCCCAGACGAGTCCCGAGCCCAGCGCTGCGGCCCAGGCGACCGTCCCGAGCCCAGGGAGCCCGGTAGGTGAGCCGCGCATTTCCATCGACGACTTCATGAAGGTCGACCTGCGCGTGGCGAAGGTCTTGGGCGCGGAGCGCGTGCCCAAGTCGAAGAAGCTGCTGAAGCTGACCGTCGATCTCGGCTTCGAGCAGCGGACGGTCGTGGCAGGCATTGGCGAAGCCTATGAGCCGGAGGCCCTGGTGGGCCGAACGATCGCGATTGTCGCCAACCTGCAGCCGGCGACCTTGATGGGCGTCGAATCGAATGGGATGGTCCTGGCCAGTAGTCCCGAAGGTGGTAAGCCGCAGCTGGTTGGTTTCGACTCGCCGTTGCCGCCGGGTAGCCGCGTTCGCTAG
- a CDS encoding YchF/TatD family DNA exonuclease has translation MEPPLIDSHSHLADDVFAADVEGVIQRAQAAGVTRTLCILEAGNRDEAARVARLRALWPAVRFSAGIHPHHAGPYGSDPARVTSTVSAALRTNEAARALGEIGLDYHYDFAPREVQHAVFRTQIQLAQELDLPVVIHTREADADTTRILGEENRGALRGVFHCFTGDGRLAAAALDLGFYLSFSGIVTFPRADGLREVAKQVPRDRYLVETDSPYLAPPPHRGQRNEPALVARVVEVLATVRETSPEVVAAETTANFEELFRP, from the coding sequence ATGGAACCGCCGCTCATCGATTCACATAGCCACCTGGCGGATGATGTCTTCGCCGCGGACGTCGAAGGCGTCATTCAGAGGGCGCAGGCTGCGGGCGTCACGCGGACGCTCTGCATTCTCGAGGCTGGCAACCGCGATGAAGCCGCACGTGTCGCCCGCCTGCGCGCGCTGTGGCCAGCGGTGCGCTTCAGCGCGGGGATCCATCCGCATCACGCGGGGCCCTACGGGAGCGATCCGGCGCGCGTCACATCTACGGTCAGCGCGGCGCTCCGCACCAACGAGGCCGCTCGCGCGCTGGGGGAAATCGGCCTGGACTACCACTACGACTTCGCTCCGCGCGAGGTGCAGCACGCCGTGTTCCGCACGCAGATCCAGTTGGCGCAGGAGCTGGATCTGCCGGTGGTGATCCATACACGCGAAGCGGACGCGGATACGACGCGCATCCTCGGCGAGGAGAATCGTGGCGCCCTCCGAGGCGTGTTCCACTGCTTCACGGGCGACGGCCGCTTGGCGGCGGCGGCGCTCGATCTCGGGTTCTATCTGTCGTTCTCGGGGATCGTCACGTTTCCCCGTGCGGACGGCCTGCGCGAGGTGGCGAAACAGGTGCCGCGAGACCGATACCTCGTCGAGACCGACAGCCCCTATCTCGCCCCCCCGCCCCACCGTGGGCAGCGCAACGAGCCCGCCCTGGTGGCGCGCGTGGTCGAGGTGCTCGCCACCGTGCGGGAGACCTCGCCAGAGGTGGTGGCGGCCGAGACCACCGCCAACTTCGAGGAGCTGTTCAGGCCATGA
- the ligA gene encoding NAD-dependent DNA ligase LigA: protein MTRIFPPSSPPQDRIDELRRLIRYHEERYYIHNDPDISDAEFDALVDELKALERASPERVTPDSPTQRVGGRALEGFETAEHVAPMLSLDNTYDEAELRAFDERLRRALGPEASYSYVAELKIDGLSIALTYEDGRLVRGVTRGDGIRGEVVTANVRTIRAVPLVLRDPQPGRFEVRGEVYLPLAEFARVNEQRLEADEPPFANPRNAAAGTMRNLDPALVARRRLGAYFYQVVRAPATPEDPPLSRTHVETLEQLGRWSVPVEPHWRVCADVEELVAHCRLWADQRHTLPFETDGVVIKVDELEMRLRLGATAKFPRWATAFKFPAQQATTKLIRIDVNVGRTGAVTPVGVLEPVALGGATITFATLHNEEEIKRKDIRPGDMVLVERSGDVIPKIVKPIVSVRPEGADAPQPYVFPSVCPSCESRLVRPEGEAVWRCPNTSCPARLRRSLEHFASRRAMNIEGLGPALIEKLTGDQIVTNVADLYRLDLQTLTGLRFVAAVRRKTPPRDPSASSGSPRPFDRLRVVPSEVEGRAESRGEAGGEPEWELRQEERRFGEKSARSLLNEIEGSKGVDLWRVVYALGIRHVGERGAQALATSFQTMERLAAASLEALQDVGDVGPVVAAAIREFFAEPHNRDLIDRLQAAGVNMGSATVAPLTPAVSHTLEGKTFVLTGTLTSMSREAAEEAIARLGGKVVGSVSRKTAFVVAGDSPGSKLEKARELGVATLDEPAFLQLLRHEE from the coding sequence ATGACACGCATCTTTCCTCCCTCCTCTCCACCGCAAGATCGCATCGACGAGCTCCGCAGGCTCATTCGCTACCACGAAGAGCGGTACTACATCCACAACGATCCGGACATCTCTGACGCCGAGTTCGATGCGTTGGTGGACGAGCTGAAAGCGCTCGAGCGGGCGAGCCCAGAGCGCGTCACGCCGGATTCGCCGACCCAGCGCGTCGGCGGACGTGCGCTCGAAGGCTTCGAGACCGCCGAGCACGTCGCACCGATGCTCAGCCTCGACAACACCTACGACGAAGCCGAGCTCCGAGCGTTCGACGAGCGCCTGCGTCGTGCCTTGGGTCCAGAGGCGTCGTACAGCTATGTCGCGGAGCTCAAGATCGACGGTCTCAGCATTGCGCTCACCTATGAAGACGGCCGGCTGGTACGCGGCGTGACCCGCGGCGATGGGATCCGTGGCGAGGTCGTCACGGCCAACGTCCGCACCATTCGTGCGGTGCCGCTGGTGCTCCGCGACCCTCAGCCCGGTCGCTTCGAGGTGCGCGGCGAAGTGTATCTGCCTCTGGCCGAGTTCGCGCGGGTCAACGAGCAGCGGCTGGAAGCCGACGAGCCCCCGTTTGCCAACCCTCGCAACGCCGCCGCCGGCACCATGCGCAACCTCGATCCGGCGCTCGTGGCCAGGCGGCGTCTCGGCGCCTATTTCTACCAGGTCGTGAGGGCGCCCGCGACGCCAGAGGATCCGCCGCTCTCGCGGACGCACGTCGAGACCCTCGAGCAACTCGGTCGCTGGAGCGTTCCCGTTGAGCCCCACTGGCGGGTTTGCGCTGACGTCGAGGAGCTCGTGGCCCACTGCCGCCTGTGGGCCGACCAGCGCCACACGCTCCCGTTCGAGACCGATGGGGTGGTGATCAAGGTCGACGAGCTGGAGATGCGTCTCCGCCTGGGGGCGACGGCGAAGTTTCCGCGTTGGGCGACCGCATTCAAGTTCCCGGCGCAGCAGGCGACCACCAAGCTCATTCGCATCGACGTGAACGTCGGACGCACGGGCGCCGTCACGCCGGTCGGCGTGCTCGAGCCGGTCGCGCTCGGCGGGGCGACCATCACGTTCGCCACGCTACACAACGAGGAGGAAATCAAGCGCAAGGACATCCGACCTGGCGATATGGTGCTGGTCGAGCGCAGCGGGGACGTGATTCCAAAGATCGTCAAGCCGATCGTGAGCGTGCGGCCGGAAGGCGCAGATGCCCCTCAGCCTTACGTCTTTCCCAGCGTCTGTCCGTCGTGCGAGAGCCGCCTCGTGCGCCCTGAGGGCGAAGCGGTCTGGCGATGTCCCAACACCTCCTGTCCCGCGCGCCTGCGGCGCAGCCTCGAGCACTTCGCGTCGCGTCGCGCGATGAACATCGAAGGCTTGGGGCCGGCGCTCATCGAAAAGCTGACCGGCGACCAGATCGTCACCAACGTGGCCGATCTCTATCGCCTCGACCTCCAAACCCTCACGGGCCTGCGGTTCGTTGCCGCGGTGCGGCGGAAGACACCGCCGCGCGACCCTTCGGCAAGCTCAGGGTCGCCCCGACCCTTCGACAGGCTCAGGGTCGTCCCGAGCGAAGTCGAGGGACGAGCGGAGTCGAGGGGCGAAGCGGGCGGTGAGCCGGAATGGGAGCTTCGCCAGGAAGAGCGCCGCTTTGGTGAGAAGTCGGCCCGCAGCTTGCTGAACGAGATTGAGGGCAGCAAGGGCGTCGACCTCTGGCGGGTCGTCTATGCTCTGGGGATCCGTCATGTCGGGGAGCGCGGCGCGCAGGCGCTCGCGACCAGCTTTCAAACCATGGAGCGGCTCGCGGCAGCCAGTCTCGAAGCGTTGCAGGATGTCGGTGATGTGGGCCCGGTGGTTGCGGCGGCCATCCGCGAGTTCTTTGCCGAGCCGCATAATCGTGACCTCATCGACCGCTTGCAGGCCGCCGGGGTCAACATGGGATCGGCAACGGTGGCGCCGTTGACGCCGGCAGTGTCGCATACACTGGAGGGCAAGACGTTCGTGCTGACCGGCACGCTTACGTCGATGTCGCGAGAGGCAGCAGAGGAGGCGATCGCACGGCTCGGCGGCAAAGTCGTGGGCTCAGTAAGCCGAAAGACCGCCTTCGTGGTCGCCGGCGACTCGCCAGGCAGTAAGCTGGAGAAGGCGCGCGAGCTCGGTGTCGCCACGCTCGACGAGCCGGCGTTCTTGCAACTGCTGCGACATGAGGAGTGA